TTTGATTTTAAATATTGTTCATATTTAATATTCTGACTCATAAGTAACTTATAATAACCGCTATCCCATGCAGGAATAAACTGCCCAAAATTTATTAGAAAAATACCTGTTGAAAAAACACCTATAAAAACAAAAAACCATGGCATATTTTGATAAGTGGGTTGCGGATAAAAGAACAAACCATACAACAAGCCTATGGCTAACATAAAAACAGAAGACTTGGTGCGTTTATTACGCCAAATTAATTTTAAATCTAATTGCATAAAGGGCGCAATCTCTCCAAAGTTTTTTGTCCAATCTAAGTTTGATGCATTAACTGCTTTTATTTTAGTTTTTAATCCACTATCTAAAAAAAGTTTTTGTTTTAAAATCTTAAAGTTATAAGCATAAAGCAATATCAATATTAAAGTTGGTACTAATATAAATACAGGATTTTCACAAATTGAAATAATCCCTTTTGAAAGCGCATCAGAAATATTTATAATTTCAAAATAATTTAAACTATAAAGCCCTCCTACTAGAAGTATAATTGGTAAAAATGATAATTCGGTTTCCACAGATTTACTTTCAATAATAAAATTAAGAAAGTTATTAATTAGGATTAAAATTATAATAGTCACTAACCAAACCAAAACGGTTATAACATCATAACCACTATAAATAAGCTTGATACAAAAAGGAACAACTGCAAATAAAGGCAAGAAATTAATAAATGACAATACCGATTTCCCCAGCACATAATTAACAATAGATTTCCGTCTTACAGGAAGTATGAGCAAGGGCTTAACACTCATAACTGGAAGTTTTTGGAAAAAAAAACGAATTATCAAATCTCCTAAAACCCAAAAGAATATGAAACTGCTAAAAGCGACAAGTGGATCTAAATTAGGATAAACTTCTTTTAAAATTTT
The nucleotide sequence above comes from Flavobacteriaceae bacterium HL-DH10. Encoded proteins:
- a CDS encoding DUF5687 family protein produces the protein MVKQFLRLEWKAFFRSASFGKSLGIKILMGFFALYFMVMFLFIGFFMDKILKEVYPNLDPLVAFSSFIFFWVLGDLIIRFFFQKLPVMSVKPLLILPVRRKSIVNYVLGKSVLSFINFLPLFAVVPFCIKLIYSGYDVITVLVWLVTIIILILINNFLNFIIESKSVETELSFLPIILLVGGLYSLNYFEIINISDALSKGIISICENPVFILVPTLILILLYAYNFKILKQKLFLDSGLKTKIKAVNASNLDWTKNFGEIAPFMQLDLKLIWRNKRTKSSVFMLAIGLLYGLFFYPQPTYQNMPWFFVFIGVFSTGIFLINFGQFIPAWDSGYYKLLMSQNIKYEQYLKSKFTLMALSVVILFVLGIPYVYFGWKILLAHFAAAIYNIGVNSHVMLYGGSFNRKKIDLSQKAAFNYQGTGAVQWLIGIPLLIIPMGLFALFYFLISFEIACLVLTVLGVIGIVFHQKLMKNITTKYLKSKYKMIDAFNQNN